The following nucleotide sequence is from Siphonobacter curvatus.
ACCCCGCCGTGAGTCCGGCCAGGCCCCCGCCAGCAATGAGTATATCCGTTTGTGTGGGCATCGTACGGGCTTCGAGGATTTAGGAGCTTGTTGTATACCGATAAAGAGCTTTTCGGAAAAATTGTTTCACTATCTCTAAATTAAAAAGGCACTTCGGTTCGTCTTCTTCGAACGGATCACCGCTCAGACTCTGGCTTTTGCTGCTACTTTCATACGCAGTAAGCTAGTAGGTGGACTAACGAGAATCGGTAAAGTTCACAGGTAATACGTTTTCCTTAAACCAAGTACATTCCTTCCAATACTAAGCAGGCTTCGATTTTCAATGGGTTGCTATGGACTAATGAATGTTTGTTTGTACGATGTAACCCCATTCTCATTACTTTGCCAGTTGTAGCTACCCCTGGCAAACCCGCCAATCCCAAAGGGGTTCAATAGCCATAGCCCCGTATGCAATGCGGGGGTGCGTCCAGCCCAGTAGGCAAAGCCTATTAATTAAAAAAGTCCGTAGCATTGGCTACGGACAATCTGTCCCGGTGCCTTTACGAGTTTATACCTTTGGAAACTGGAAACTACCCCTGAACTTGCGGGATTATCTTTTCTCCAAACGTATCGATGAAAAGTTCCTGTTCGCGGTTGACATTATGAATGAGTAGTTGTTCAAATCCCAGCGACCGGTACTCTTCCAGCCAGGCGATATGCTGCTGAATATCCGCCGAAATATTAATCATTTCTTCCACTACCGCCGGGTTCACCTGATCGCCCAAGGCATCGAACTGTTCAGGATTCCGGATTTCGGTAAGTACCGTATTGGGTAATACGTTACTTCGCCATTGTTCGTAGGCCAATTGTTTGGCTTCCTGTTGCGTACGAGCATAAGAAATCTGAATTTTCAAATGCATGGGCTTGCCTTCACCCCCACCCCGCCGGAACGCATCAACCACTTTTTGAAGCTGGGCCTTCGGCTGGGAAACCGTAATCAGCCCATCGGCCCAGCCGCCGATCCACTGGGCCGTTTGCGGCGTAATCGCCGCTCCGAAAATGAGCGGGTTTACTTTCGGTCGACTGTATAGCTTTGCCTCTTCCACCGTCACCAAGCCTTTGTGCGTTACGGTTTCACCCGCCCACAAAGCCCGCATAATATCAACGCATTCTTTCAGACGGGCATTTCGTTCGGCTTTCATGGGCCAGCCGTCACCGGTAATGAGTTCATTCAGAGCCTGACCGGAGCCCACCGAAATCCAGAATCGTTCGGGAAACATCTCCGCCAGCGTAGCCGCCGCCTGAGCAATGATGGCCGGGTGGTACCGCTGACCGGGAGCATTCACTATGCCGTAGCTAAGCGAAGTAGCCTGCATGGCCGCTCCGAGCCAGGACCAGGCAAAACCGCTTTGCCCCTGACGGGTCGTCCAGGGATGAAAGTGATCAGAAGACAGAGCGGCAGTAAAGCCAGCCTGTTCAGCCCGTTGAGCAAACGTTAATAGTTCACTGGGTTTGAATTGTTCGTGAGAGCAGTGGTAGCCTAGTTTAAGCATGGATACAAACAGATTAGTGGGTGATACAACGCGTGTAAAGCATCCTTCTGGTGAAAGTTTTATGCCACCCAGAGAAAGACTAAATTATCGAAATCTAAAAACGGGATTAAAAAACGGTTATTCCCATTCTTCCCCACTTCCTTTATTCCATTAACATTAAGGATATTTGTTCGTTAAGACCTCTCCGTAGCAACTAAGGGTTCGCTGCCTGAAACCGGGTCTTAAAATGACCTCTTTATCTAATCCTATGAAACTACTTCATGAGTACCTAACCCGGAGTCATTCCCTCCGCGACGTTGGGCGAGTTTTCTGTATCGAGCCCGTTTCTGAAGGAGCAGGCTTCCGGTCTTGAATCTGGTAGCATAACGAAGATTCTTGAATCGTCCTCCCGTACTCTTTCTTTTTCAGCGTTTACGGCTCCGTCTGAACGACTCGTAGACGTATCTCAAATTTGTATACAGTTAGTATTCTTTCTTCGTATGGAAAATGAAACCCATGTGAGTATCAATACCTTCAGTATGTCTGAAGATAGCAATGGCTTTTTACTCTGGAAAGTCAGTAATCTTTGGCAGCGGGAGTTGAAAAACCACCTGGATCCTTTCGGACTTACCCATTGCCAGTTCTCTTTACTGGCCAGCGTCTACTGGAATAATCAGTTTAAAGAGCAGGTTACGCAGGTTGATCTCTCCGAACACACCCGAATCGATCCGATGACTACCTCAACAGTGGTTCGAACGTTAGAAAAAAAGGGATTCATATCCCGTACCGAACATACGACGGATACGCGGGCCAAAGCCCTGGAACTGACACCCAAAGGAAAAGATACCCTGGAAAAGGCGATTCAGAGCGTAGAAGCCTTTGAAGAACAGTTTTTTAATCTATTTAAGGATAAAAACGAAGACCTCCGGCAAACGTTGCAGCTATTACTCA
It contains:
- a CDS encoding MarR family winged helix-turn-helix transcriptional regulator, producing MENETHVSINTFSMSEDSNGFLLWKVSNLWQRELKNHLDPFGLTHCQFSLLASVYWNNQFKEQVTQVDLSEHTRIDPMTTSTVVRTLEKKGFISRTEHTTDTRAKALELTPKGKDTLEKAIQSVEAFEEQFFNLFKDKNEDLRQTLQLLLNYSR
- a CDS encoding TIGR03885 family FMN-dependent LLM class oxidoreductase — translated: MLKLGYHCSHEQFKPSELLTFAQRAEQAGFTAALSSDHFHPWTTRQGQSGFAWSWLGAAMQATSLSYGIVNAPGQRYHPAIIAQAAATLAEMFPERFWISVGSGQALNELITGDGWPMKAERNARLKECVDIMRALWAGETVTHKGLVTVEEAKLYSRPKVNPLIFGAAITPQTAQWIGGWADGLITVSQPKAQLQKVVDAFRRGGGEGKPMHLKIQISYARTQQEAKQLAYEQWRSNVLPNTVLTEIRNPEQFDALGDQVNPAVVEEMINISADIQQHIAWLEEYRSLGFEQLLIHNVNREQELFIDTFGEKIIPQVQG